Proteins from one Candidatus Poribacteria bacterium genomic window:
- a CDS encoding alanine racemase, producing the protein MNITDLDTPTLVADLDVLERNINGMAQHCEQVGIPLRVHTKTHKVPEIAKLQVAAGSQGITCQKLGEAEAMVDDGVDNILIPYNIVGKPKLKRLTALTKRAKVIVALDSEETATGISEQAIADSCVVPVIVELDTGSGRCGVQSPQAAQHLAQQIMKMRGIDFQGVMTYPSNIRAKPFIEETLDLLSNDGIPVNIISGGGTGSEAASKEIGCTETRSGSYVYEGLTRIGSSEMLTPERCVLRVITTVVSTPTPERIIIDGGMKTFASYPPTPYGHTIEHPDAKIYGMSVEHGHVNVSECSHRFKVGEQLSVIPLHQGMTSNLHDELVGVRDNKVETIWKIAGRGRVS; encoded by the coding sequence ATGAACATAACTGACTTAGACACGCCGACCCTTGTTGCCGATCTGGATGTGCTTGAGCGGAACATCAACGGAATGGCACAGCACTGCGAGCAGGTCGGTATTCCACTGCGGGTTCATACCAAAACGCATAAGGTGCCGGAAATCGCTAAATTACAGGTCGCCGCCGGTTCCCAAGGTATCACCTGCCAGAAGTTAGGCGAAGCAGAGGCGATGGTGGATGACGGCGTTGACAACATCCTTATCCCCTATAACATTGTCGGAAAACCGAAACTGAAGCGATTGACAGCACTCACCAAACGCGCCAAGGTTATCGTCGCACTCGATTCGGAAGAGACAGCAACCGGTATCTCTGAACAAGCGATTGCTGACAGTTGTGTTGTGCCTGTTATCGTGGAACTCGACACCGGCAGTGGACGTTGCGGTGTACAATCACCGCAAGCAGCACAACACCTCGCACAGCAGATTATGAAAATGCGAGGCATCGACTTCCAAGGTGTGATGACGTATCCGAGCAACATCCGAGCGAAGCCGTTTATCGAAGAAACGCTTGACCTGCTCTCAAACGACGGGATTCCTGTAAATATCATCAGTGGTGGCGGCACAGGTTCGGAAGCGGCATCAAAAGAGATCGGCTGTACAGAGACCCGTAGCGGTTCTTATGTCTACGAAGGCTTGACGCGAATCGGGAGTTCAGAAATGCTAACGCCCGAAAGGTGTGTGTTGCGTGTTATTACAACCGTTGTCAGCACGCCGACACCTGAGCGGATTATTATTGATGGCGGGATGAAGACCTTTGCCAGTTATCCACCAACGCCTTATGGACATACCATTGAACATCCCGACGCTAAGATTTACGGCATGTCGGTCGAACATGGGCATGTCAATGTCAGTGAATGCTCACACCGATTTAAGGTTGGGGAACAACTCTCTGTTATCCCACTACACCAAGGGATGACGAGTAATCTCCACGATGAACTGGTAGGTGTGAGAGATAATAAAGTTGAGACAATCTGGAAAATCGCGGGCAGGGGCCGCGTTTCTTAA
- a CDS encoding leucine-rich repeat domain-containing protein gives MSKVIFLTIFVFSVANVSSAQENIAQQVYAIFQQNCLGCHGKGGAFTEELIMEYPELINSGAVIQGDPEASELYKRLLGNTDRGQQMPLGQPPLTPAAINTIHRWIAEGAPDWETQHDINFISPTAMLNSIKTHLEALNPFDRVFARYFTLTHLHNAGETPETLHAYQTAFSKLANSLSWEAEIHNPQPIGNHHIFYIDLRDYGWDVTEAWTHIEAVYPYPYGFGLPVYETLQQLTDSNVPYVYMDWFIANAARPPLYHDILDLPDTDSQLERRLEVDVVENLFNAPGERVWRAGFNKSGVSNHNRVVERHLSKYGAYWKSYDFAGSASIQNIFTHPLNFRHDGGEIVFNLPNGLQGYYLADANGERLDAAPIDIVSDPKADDPTVRNGISCIGCHTEGMKTFEDTVRAAIEQNPNPLFDKGHALSLYIEQAVMDTFVQEDTDRYRTALEKTGAGFGGVEPVHRFHEAFFSPLTAHHAAAAVGLETQTFLEYIQEKPRLQNLGLSSLATPNGTIKRDAWTQHFAEIVFTINDTETILTTGIYSYIQDSHLRAAIKKELGKDNLSTLTPEDMQQLKFLYLQDLGIRSLSGLEAAINLVELNIDRNPISSIGPLANLTNLRLFSATGAGIFDLTPLANLTKLETLDLKENKISDISPVAALIQLKRLFLGGNKISDVSPIANLTQLKWGDLRRNDISDFSPLDTLLQSTSIILFKNPGFPSGGPKIEKPLLWVTVPAEKDLWGFPKLAVSQKDLLSAASSNLVTEIEISTNGATEGESVGNNVWRVGELDGDAIGNINTMLRDNGINPPDIPDYAIYLCYTFYSTSEQNTKLFLGSDFESKTWLNGTLINKNAGYYGHPDYQTFLPITLKQGKNVLLIAVANNEGDAWGIYFGFAPDTEYTTIPPYDVNRDGQINILDLVLVADAFGKNTTQTDINGDGVVNILDLVMIANEM, from the coding sequence ATGTCAAAAGTTATTTTTCTTACGATTTTCGTTTTTAGTGTTGCGAATGTATCCAGTGCCCAAGAAAATATAGCACAACAGGTATATGCTATTTTTCAACAAAACTGTCTTGGCTGTCACGGAAAGGGCGGTGCATTTACTGAAGAATTGATTATGGAGTATCCGGAGTTGATCAATTCCGGTGCAGTTATACAGGGAGATCCAGAGGCCTCAGAACTCTATAAAAGGCTACTTGGCAATACCGATCGGGGACAGCAGATGCCACTTGGACAACCCCCGCTCACACCTGCTGCTATCAATACAATTCACCGCTGGATTGCAGAAGGCGCACCTGATTGGGAAACCCAACACGATATAAATTTCATCTCACCCACAGCGATGCTAAATAGCATCAAAACCCATCTCGAAGCGTTGAACCCTTTTGACAGGGTTTTCGCACGCTACTTTACCCTAACACATCTCCATAACGCAGGCGAAACACCAGAAACACTACACGCATACCAAACCGCATTCTCCAAACTTGCTAACAGTCTATCATGGGAGGCAGAGATTCACAACCCGCAGCCGATTGGAAACCACCACATTTTCTATATTGACCTGCGAGATTATGGTTGGGATGTTACCGAGGCGTGGACACACATTGAGGCTGTCTATCCATACCCCTACGGATTCGGATTACCTGTCTACGAAACATTGCAACAACTCACAGACAGCAATGTCCCCTATGTTTATATGGACTGGTTTATCGCAAACGCCGCCCGTCCACCACTCTACCACGATATTCTCGATTTACCCGATACCGATAGCCAACTCGAACGCAGACTGGAAGTAGACGTTGTTGAAAACCTATTCAACGCACCCGGCGAACGCGTTTGGCGCGCCGGTTTCAACAAGTCCGGTGTCTCTAATCACAATCGTGTCGTAGAACGACATCTGTCGAAATACGGCGCATACTGGAAAAGTTATGATTTCGCAGGCAGTGCAAGCATACAGAACATCTTCACACACCCGCTCAATTTTAGGCATGACGGCGGCGAGATTGTTTTTAATTTACCCAACGGGCTACAAGGCTATTACCTCGCGGACGCAAACGGCGAGCGACTCGATGCCGCACCCATTGACATCGTTTCAGACCCCAAAGCCGATGACCCAACCGTCCGTAACGGGATTTCCTGTATCGGCTGCCATACCGAAGGCATGAAAACCTTTGAAGATACTGTCCGAGCGGCTATTGAGCAGAACCCCAACCCGCTTTTTGACAAAGGGCATGCCTTAAGTCTTTACATTGAACAGGCAGTTATGGACACCTTCGTACAAGAGGATACGGACCGCTACCGAACAGCTCTCGAAAAAACAGGGGCGGGCTTTGGTGGGGTTGAGCCTGTACATCGCTTTCACGAGGCTTTCTTTTCACCCCTGACCGCTCACCATGCTGCCGCCGCGGTCGGCTTGGAGACGCAAACATTTTTGGAGTATATACAAGAGAAACCGAGGCTACAGAATTTAGGGTTATCTTCGCTTGCAACCCCCAACGGCACAATCAAACGCGATGCATGGACACAACATTTTGCTGAAATCGTGTTTACTATCAACGACACGGAAACAATATTAACAACGGGAATTTACTCTTATATACAAGATTCACACCTACGCGCCGCAATTAAAAAAGAATTAGGAAAAGACAATCTATCCACACTCACGCCAGAGGATATGCAACAACTGAAATTCTTATACCTACAAGATTTGGGGATACGCAGCCTGTCAGGGCTTGAGGCTGCAATAAACCTTGTAGAATTGAACATAGACAGAAATCCCATATCCAGTATAGGGCCCCTCGCAAACCTAACAAATTTGCGTCTCTTTTCTGCTACCGGAGCGGGCATATTCGACCTCACCCCCTTAGCCAACCTAACGAAACTGGAAACCTTAGATCTCAAGGAAAATAAAATATCGGATATATCGCCAGTAGCTGCCCTAATACAGCTGAAACGCCTATTTTTAGGAGGTAATAAAATATCAGATGTATCGCCTATCGCAAATTTAACCCAACTAAAATGGGGCGATCTTAGACGTAATGATATTTCTGACTTTTCACCTTTAGACACATTACTTCAAAGCACATCTATAATCCTGTTCAAAAATCCTGGCTTCCCCAGCGGAGGCCCTAAAATAGAGAAACCGTTGTTATGGGTGACCGTCCCTGCTGAAAAAGACCTCTGGGGATTTCCAAAGCTTGCTGTATCACAAAAAGACCTACTCTCCGCTGCAAGCAGCAATCTCGTGACAGAAATTGAAATATCTACGAATGGTGCAACAGAGGGGGAAAGTGTTGGAAACAATGTTTGGAGAGTTGGTGAACTGGATGGAGACGCTATTGGCAACATTAACACAATGCTACGTGACAACGGAATAAATCCACCCGATATTCCTGACTACGCTATCTATTTATGCTATACTTTCTATTCTACCAGCGAACAAAATACAAAGTTGTTTCTCGGAAGCGACTTTGAATCAAAAACGTGGCTTAACGGAACACTTATTAACAAAAACGCAGGATACTACGGACATCCGGATTACCAAACTTTTTTGCCAATCACACTCAAACAAGGGAAAAATGTTTTGCTTATTGCTGTTGCTAATAATGAAGGAGATGCGTGGGGCATTTACTTTGGATTTGCACCTGACACAGAATATACAACGATTCCACCCTACGATGTGAACCGAGACGGACAGATAAACATTTTAGACCTGGTACTGGTAGCAGATGCGTTCGGTAAAAACACGACACAAACGGATATTAACGGCGACGGCGTTGTCAACATCCTGGATTTAGTTATGATTGCAAATGAGATGTAA
- a CDS encoding UbiX family flavin prenyltransferase: MKRLIVGITGASAGVYGVRLLEVLTKHEDIEVHLTISSSGARALSEELQIEVDLDDFKLESLIGISSPRVVYHHESDIAAPIASGSFRTEGMIVAPCSMGSVASIAGGMSRNLIQRAADVCIKENRKLVLVPRETPLSSIHLENMLKLSRMGVCVLPAMPGFYHYPKNVDDLLNFIVTKILDQFGIDTKLIQRWKE; encoded by the coding sequence TTGAAACGATTGATTGTAGGAATAACCGGCGCGAGTGCGGGGGTATATGGCGTTCGCCTGCTTGAGGTGCTCACAAAGCACGAGGATATCGAGGTCCATCTAACGATTTCTTCATCTGGAGCGCGCGCCTTGTCGGAGGAACTTCAGATTGAAGTTGACCTCGACGATTTCAAATTGGAGTCACTCATCGGTATCTCTTCACCGCGCGTTGTTTACCACCACGAATCAGACATCGCCGCGCCGATTGCCAGTGGTTCTTTCCGAACTGAGGGGATGATTGTAGCACCTTGTAGTATGGGTAGCGTTGCTTCCATTGCCGGGGGTATGTCTCGCAACCTTATCCAACGTGCTGCGGATGTGTGTATCAAGGAGAATCGTAAACTCGTGCTTGTCCCGCGCGAAACGCCCTTAAGTTCAATTCATTTGGAGAACATGCTCAAATTGTCACGTATGGGGGTTTGTGTGTTGCCAGCGATGCCGGGGTTCTATCACTACCCAAAAAATGTGGACGATCTACTCAACTTCATTGTCACAAAAATCTTGGATCAGTTCGGCATAGATACGAAGCTTATTCAGAGGTGGAAAGAATAG
- a CDS encoding MFS transporter has product MSKQERTPIKSAIDRQRKTNEPTGYTGESVGYLQLMRQNPNFRWLWGGQVVSLLGDWFNLIASAILIAELTGSGLALGILFTIRMLAPFAVAPLAGICADRYNRKHLLIITDLVRAVVVLGFLYVRDASDIWLLYALTVLLFGVSGFFSPARSAILPDITSPQELGTANTLGAATWSVMLAVGAAIGGLTTGLFGSQTAFVIDGFTFAISGALLLKIRLPRTSSETSGTPGRAKLTALRYMLQHPDILFIALHKAAISLLMSTGVQIILVEIAKNYFVIGVGGALSLGAMYCMNGIGSGIGPIFARRWTGDRDKPLRISISWGYVIASIGIAITATLFNFGVVLFGGLVRSIGGGIAWVFSTQLLLQRAPNEIRGRIFGTEFALFTLMGGASALITGALLDRFQLQDILWGMAALNVIPALLWWLWQRHHSRVEQK; this is encoded by the coding sequence TTGTCTAAACAGGAACGCACCCCAATAAAGTCTGCGATAGATCGTCAGCGAAAAACCAATGAACCGACCGGTTATACTGGAGAATCGGTCGGCTATCTTCAACTCATGCGACAGAATCCCAACTTCCGCTGGCTCTGGGGTGGACAGGTGGTCAGCCTGCTTGGGGATTGGTTTAACCTTATCGCTTCTGCGATATTGATTGCTGAGTTGACGGGTTCTGGTCTCGCGTTAGGCATTCTGTTTACAATCCGAATGCTGGCTCCATTTGCCGTCGCGCCACTCGCGGGGATATGTGCCGACCGCTACAACCGAAAACATCTGTTAATCATCACCGACCTCGTGCGTGCCGTTGTCGTTCTCGGGTTTCTCTATGTCCGAGACGCGAGCGACATCTGGTTACTTTATGCTCTCACGGTGCTTCTGTTCGGCGTAAGCGGTTTCTTCAGTCCCGCCCGGAGCGCGATCCTCCCAGATATTACCTCGCCACAAGAACTCGGCACGGCTAACACACTCGGTGCCGCGACGTGGTCGGTCATGCTCGCTGTCGGTGCCGCCATCGGTGGCTTAACAACGGGACTTTTTGGGAGTCAGACAGCCTTCGTTATTGACGGATTCACTTTTGCTATTTCAGGGGCACTCCTGCTTAAGATTAGACTGCCGCGAACATCGTCGGAAACGTCAGGAACGCCCGGACGTGCGAAGTTAACCGCGTTGCGTTATATGCTGCAGCATCCTGACATCCTCTTCATAGCACTGCACAAGGCAGCGATATCCCTTCTCATGTCTACCGGCGTTCAGATCATACTGGTTGAAATCGCCAAAAATTATTTCGTTATCGGGGTCGGTGGCGCGCTCAGTTTAGGAGCAATGTACTGTATGAACGGCATCGGCAGTGGCATCGGACCGATTTTTGCTCGGCGTTGGACCGGGGACCGAGACAAACCGCTCAGGATAAGCATTAGTTGGGGCTACGTGATCGCCTCAATCGGAATAGCGATTACCGCTACCCTTTTTAACTTTGGCGTTGTGCTTTTCGGTGGTCTTGTCAGGAGCATCGGCGGTGGAATTGCATGGGTATTTTCAACGCAATTGCTGCTCCAACGCGCCCCGAACGAGATTCGAGGGCGCATCTTCGGCACCGAGTTTGCCCTTTTCACACTCATGGGTGGTGCCAGCGCACTGATCACGGGTGCGTTGTTAGATCGGTTTCAACTACAGGATATCCTATGGGGAATGGCAGCACTCAACGTTATTCCGGCACTGCTATGGTGGCTGTGGCAGAGACATCACAGTCGGGTAGAACAGAAATAG
- a CDS encoding Gfo/Idh/MocA family oxidoreductase, giving the protein MAVQIAIIGCGGMANGHLNAYLTIHQTEPGKVELVAMCDEVKERADDFANRVKDVTGKKPAVFDDTDVMLATADLDGADICTSHAHHHINAIKCLNNGVNVMVEKPMGVTVKASHAIIAAAKANNKIAATAENIRRMPSRRTAEWLMNEKQMLGDLRMFAAQHASYRAPDPQSQWHWRLDLTLGGGGMVMDSGAHYCDTIRYLFGDPSTVYGRVCQFEDLQVTKAGELVKNEQEDTWVATINFKNGVIGLWTCTWAAVGHGFHHVVYHGSEGCLLDDGDIFHGPFDGAEVILKDGTHHSMESLIQEYMASLSDEQAARLFPHNFTDGVVLECYDFVDAIGNDRPPELDAEVGLRAKSICEAIYESNACGQAVDYEEVVAGNIEVYQKPINERWGL; this is encoded by the coding sequence ATGGCGGTTCAAATTGCAATTATCGGATGCGGTGGGATGGCAAACGGACATCTCAACGCTTATCTCACAATACATCAAACAGAACCCGGAAAAGTGGAACTCGTCGCGATGTGCGACGAAGTCAAAGAACGCGCAGACGACTTCGCAAACCGAGTTAAAGATGTGACAGGTAAAAAGCCAGCGGTGTTCGATGATACCGACGTAATGCTCGCAACAGCGGACTTAGACGGGGCAGACATCTGCACCTCGCACGCGCACCATCATATCAACGCGATAAAGTGCCTCAACAACGGTGTCAACGTCATGGTAGAAAAACCGATGGGCGTTACCGTCAAAGCGAGCCACGCGATTATCGCTGCAGCGAAAGCGAATAACAAAATCGCTGCAACCGCTGAAAATATTCGTCGGATGCCGAGTCGACGGACAGCGGAATGGTTGATGAACGAAAAACAGATGCTCGGAGATTTACGGATGTTTGCTGCACAACACGCCAGCTATCGGGCACCAGATCCGCAAAGCCAATGGCATTGGCGACTCGACTTAACGCTCGGTGGTGGTGGTATGGTGATGGATTCCGGCGCGCACTATTGTGATACCATCCGCTATCTCTTTGGTGATCCAAGCACCGTGTACGGACGCGTCTGCCAATTTGAGGATTTGCAAGTTACCAAGGCAGGGGAGCTCGTCAAGAACGAACAAGAGGATACTTGGGTAGCAACCATCAACTTCAAAAACGGTGTTATCGGACTCTGGACTTGTACATGGGCAGCAGTTGGACACGGCTTCCATCATGTCGTTTACCACGGTAGCGAGGGCTGCCTGCTCGATGATGGCGACATCTTCCACGGTCCCTTTGATGGCGCGGAAGTCATCCTCAAAGATGGAACCCACCATAGCATGGAAAGCCTTATTCAGGAATATATGGCGAGTCTCTCAGACGAACAGGCAGCGAGGCTTTTCCCACACAACTTTACCGACGGTGTGGTGCTCGAATGCTACGATTTCGTGGATGCCATAGGGAACGACCGTCCACCCGAACTCGATGCTGAGGTCGGACTACGTGCGAAATCGATTTGTGAAGCGATATATGAATCTAATGCTTGTGGGCAGGCGGTAGATTACGAGGAGGTCGTAGCAGGCAACATCGAAGTTTACCAGAAACCGATCAACGAACGATGGGGTCTGTAA
- the corA gene encoding magnesium/cobalt transporter CorA, producing the protein MRIPLLNLFKKYDQKVGQPPGTLVYLGEEPTEPVRITIIDYDETRLHEEEVQTVEACIPFIDTETVTWIQIEGIHEIPIIEEIGECFGVDPLLLEDLMNPTQLPKIEVREDYVFILLKNLDYNTASATVSRKQISFIIGPNFVLSLQENYSEIFTSIQNRLRNAQGRIRRMRSDYLAYTLIDVIVDNYFIVLDKIGERVESLEEEAITNATPEVLTKINILRKELLLLRRPILPLRDVIDEILHEEIPLLDENTHLYFRDVHDNLIQVIQMLEMIRSAVSGLFDVYTSAVSHRMNEVMKVLTIVATFFIPLTFIAGIYGMNFKFMPELETPWGYPIVLLVMLGIGIGMFVFFKFRKWL; encoded by the coding sequence TTGAGAATTCCATTATTAAACCTATTTAAAAAATATGATCAAAAGGTGGGGCAGCCCCCCGGAACCCTTGTTTATCTTGGCGAAGAGCCAACGGAACCTGTTCGGATTACTATCATTGATTACGATGAAACACGCCTTCACGAAGAGGAAGTCCAAACAGTTGAGGCGTGCATACCTTTCATAGATACTGAGACTGTAACATGGATTCAGATTGAGGGGATTCATGAGATACCTATCATTGAAGAGATTGGGGAGTGTTTTGGTGTTGATCCTCTTTTGCTTGAGGATTTGATGAATCCAACCCAACTTCCCAAGATAGAGGTTCGTGAAGACTATGTCTTCATTCTTCTTAAAAATCTCGACTATAACACTGCATCCGCAACGGTCTCCAGAAAACAGATTAGTTTTATCATCGGTCCTAATTTTGTCTTGTCCCTCCAAGAAAACTATAGCGAAATCTTCACATCTATCCAAAATAGACTCCGAAATGCGCAAGGCAGGATTCGACGAATGCGGTCCGACTACCTTGCCTATACATTAATAGATGTTATTGTTGACAATTACTTCATAGTCTTAGATAAGATTGGCGAGCGGGTTGAATCGCTGGAAGAAGAAGCTATCACGAACGCTACACCGGAAGTTCTCACGAAAATCAATATTTTAAGAAAGGAACTTCTGCTTCTGCGTAGACCGATTCTCCCGCTGCGGGACGTTATTGACGAGATTTTACATGAGGAAATCCCCCTACTTGATGAAAACACACATCTGTACTTTCGCGACGTTCATGACAATCTAATTCAGGTGATCCAAATGTTAGAGATGATCCGATCAGCTGTTTCAGGGTTGTTTGATGTCTATACTTCGGCAGTTAGCCATAGGATGAATGAAGTGATGAAGGTATTGACTATCGTCGCTACGTTCTTTATTCCTTTGACCTTCATCGCCGGTATTTATGGGATGAATTTCAAATTCATGCCTGAGCTTGAAACACCGTGGGGATATCCTATTGTTCTGTTAGTTATGTTAGGTATTGGCATCGGCATGTTTGTCTTCTTCAAATTCAGAAAGTGGCTCTGA